The Micromonospora krabiensis genome window below encodes:
- a CDS encoding poly-gamma-glutamate biosynthesis protein PgsC/CapC, with protein MPTFDLSSEFSAVIIAAGLLFGLVGYLVTNVAPAGLMVPGCLVLTALEDVRSLAPVAAVTVVTVGIMKLLQRMTILYGKRLFAVAVLVSSFISVGAFMGLHVRFPYLFGGDTLSFIIPGLMTYQLVRPRALQTLAATGVVSAGTAGAALLMISI; from the coding sequence ATGCCAACGTTCGACCTGTCCTCCGAGTTCAGCGCCGTGATCATCGCCGCGGGGCTGCTGTTCGGACTCGTCGGTTACCTCGTCACCAACGTCGCGCCGGCCGGCCTCATGGTGCCCGGCTGCCTGGTGCTCACCGCCCTGGAGGACGTCCGCAGCCTGGCTCCCGTCGCGGCGGTCACCGTCGTCACGGTGGGCATCATGAAGCTGCTGCAGCGGATGACGATCCTCTACGGCAAACGGCTGTTCGCCGTGGCGGTGCTGGTGTCCTCGTTCATCTCCGTCGGCGCGTTCATGGGACTGCACGTACGCTTCCCGTACCTCTTCGGTGGCGACACGCTGTCGTTCATCATCCCCGGCCTCATGACCTACCAACTGGTGCGGCCACGAGCGCTCCAGACACTCGCCGCCACCGGCGTCGTCAGCGCCGGCACCGCGGGTGCCGCCCTACTGATGATCTCGATCTGA
- the pgsB gene encoding poly-gamma-glutamate synthase PgsB, giving the protein MTSITGPLWLLGVGIVVLLVHLVVERARHRRNLAELPTRIVVNGIRGKSSVTRLIAGALRADQRRTVFAKTTGTAARLIYPQGREVPIRRGRGGVNVIEQIGVVRRAVHAGADTLVVECMAVLPELQQVNQELLIEGDVVVISNVREDHLEEMGPTLDDVARSLSRSMPHRGTVVTAERDRLHLLREEAERRQSTVVAVDPDSVTDAEMRRFRWITFKENVAIALAVAELCGVDRTTALKGMWRAAPDPGVLRVDACSHNGRRFAAVNLFAANDPASTLMNINLLRERKLIGERVAVVINCRPDRIERNGQMGSIIPEIKPTRIFLIGTPTRSALHLIPDEWRDRVVDLDGEHRSGADLRDAIVDKLGAGETGTSLLMIGNIHGRGEDLLEALHSVTVAATAAAPFEELSQTLERIYKLDLAGRSKAGAEAGAEAEAVGGKAVVDLDATVVLSRADLTATAVLNSARIAVLHADRRRSAAT; this is encoded by the coding sequence ATGACGTCGATCACCGGGCCCCTGTGGCTGCTCGGCGTCGGCATCGTGGTCCTGCTCGTCCACCTGGTGGTGGAGCGGGCACGGCACCGGCGGAACCTCGCGGAGTTGCCGACGCGGATCGTGGTCAACGGCATCCGGGGCAAGTCGTCGGTGACCCGGCTGATCGCCGGCGCGCTGCGCGCCGACCAACGCCGGACGGTGTTCGCGAAGACCACCGGCACGGCCGCGCGACTCATCTATCCGCAGGGCCGAGAGGTGCCGATCCGCCGCGGCCGCGGCGGAGTCAACGTCATCGAGCAGATCGGTGTCGTCCGGCGGGCCGTGCACGCGGGCGCGGACACCCTGGTCGTGGAGTGCATGGCGGTGCTGCCCGAGTTGCAGCAGGTGAACCAGGAGCTGCTCATCGAGGGCGATGTCGTCGTCATCAGCAACGTGCGTGAGGACCACCTGGAGGAGATGGGACCGACGCTCGACGACGTGGCGCGGTCGCTGAGCCGGTCGATGCCGCATCGCGGCACGGTGGTGACCGCGGAGCGCGACCGGCTGCACCTCCTGCGCGAGGAGGCCGAACGTCGGCAGTCCACGGTGGTCGCGGTCGACCCGGACTCGGTCACCGACGCGGAGATGCGTCGCTTCCGGTGGATCACCTTCAAGGAGAACGTCGCCATCGCGCTGGCCGTCGCCGAGCTCTGCGGCGTGGACCGGACCACCGCGCTCAAGGGCATGTGGCGGGCCGCGCCCGACCCCGGCGTCCTGCGGGTCGACGCCTGCTCTCACAACGGGCGCCGGTTCGCGGCGGTGAACCTCTTCGCCGCCAACGACCCGGCCTCCACCCTCATGAACATCAACCTGCTGCGGGAGCGGAAGCTGATCGGCGAGCGGGTGGCGGTGGTCATCAACTGCCGGCCCGACCGGATCGAGCGCAACGGTCAGATGGGCAGCATCATCCCCGAGATCAAGCCGACGCGGATCTTCCTCATCGGCACCCCCACCCGCAGTGCCCTGCACCTGATCCCGGACGAGTGGCGTGATCGGGTGGTCGACCTCGACGGCGAGCACCGCAGCGGAGCCGACCTGCGTGACGCGATCGTCGACAAGCTCGGGGCCGGCGAGACCGGCACCTCGCTCCTCATGATCGGCAACATCCACGGTCGGGGCGAGGATCTGCTGGAGGCGCTGCACTCCGTCACCGTGGCGGCCACCGCGGCGGCACCGTTCGAGGAGCTCTCCCAGACCCTGGAACGCATCTACAAGCTCGACCTCGCCGGCAGGTCGAAGGCGGGAGCGGAGGCCGGGGCGGAGGCGGAGGCGGTCGGCGGCAAGGCGGTGGTCGACCTGGACGCCACCGTGGTGCTGTCCCGCGCCGACCTGACCGCCACCGCCGTGCTCAACAGCGCCCGTATCGCCGTCCTGCACGCCGACCGTCGCCGCTCCGCCGCAACCTGA
- the glnA gene encoding type I glutamate--ammonia ligase has product MFANTEELLRYLRDEDVRFVDVRFCDLPGVMQHFNLPVESVDDDLLTEGLAFDGSSIRGFQEIHESDMLLLPDPVTAFLDPFRAQKTLALNFFIHDPFTREAYSRDPRNVAKKAEAYLAASGIADTAYFGPEAEFYIFDSIRHETAANQAFYYIDSIEGAWNTGREEEGGNRGYKTAYKGGYFPVPPVDHYADLRDKIVRRLVDTGFTVERSHHEVGTAGQAEINYKFSTLLHAGDQLQLFKYIVKNEAWANGKTATFMPKPLFGDNGSGMHTHQSLWLNGEPLFYDETGYAGLSDTARWYIGGLLHHAPSLLAFTNPTVNSYRRLVPGFEAPVNLVYSQRNRSACTRIPVTGSNPKAKRVEFRVPDPSANVYLAFSAMLMAGLDGIKNKIEPPAPIDKDLYDLPPEEWGDVKQVPGSLPEVLDRLEGDHDYLLEGGVFTPDLVTGWIEWKRANEVDPVRLRPTPHEFALYYDC; this is encoded by the coding sequence GTGTTCGCCAACACGGAGGAACTGCTGCGGTACCTCAGGGACGAGGACGTGCGGTTCGTCGACGTACGTTTCTGTGACCTGCCCGGCGTGATGCAGCACTTCAACCTGCCGGTCGAGTCGGTGGACGACGACCTCCTCACCGAGGGTCTGGCGTTCGACGGTTCGTCGATCCGGGGCTTCCAGGAGATCCACGAGTCGGACATGCTCCTGCTCCCCGATCCGGTCACCGCCTTTCTCGACCCGTTCCGGGCGCAGAAGACCCTCGCGCTGAACTTCTTCATCCACGACCCGTTCACCCGCGAGGCCTACTCCCGCGACCCCCGCAACGTCGCGAAGAAGGCCGAGGCCTACCTCGCGGCCAGCGGCATCGCCGACACCGCCTACTTCGGCCCCGAGGCCGAGTTCTACATCTTCGACTCGATCCGCCACGAGACCGCCGCGAACCAGGCCTTCTACTACATCGACTCGATCGAGGGCGCCTGGAACACCGGCCGCGAGGAAGAAGGCGGCAACCGCGGCTACAAGACCGCCTACAAGGGCGGCTACTTCCCCGTCCCGCCGGTCGACCACTACGCCGACCTACGCGACAAGATCGTGCGCCGCCTCGTCGACACGGGCTTCACCGTGGAGCGGTCCCACCACGAGGTCGGCACCGCCGGGCAGGCTGAGATCAACTACAAGTTCTCGACGCTGCTGCACGCAGGTGACCAGCTGCAACTGTTCAAGTACATCGTCAAGAACGAGGCCTGGGCCAACGGCAAGACCGCCACCTTCATGCCCAAGCCGCTCTTCGGCGACAACGGCTCCGGCATGCACACCCACCAGAGCCTCTGGCTCAACGGGGAGCCGCTGTTCTACGACGAGACCGGCTACGCCGGCCTGTCCGACACCGCCCGCTGGTACATCGGCGGCCTGCTGCACCACGCCCCCTCACTACTGGCGTTCACCAACCCGACGGTCAACTCGTACCGCCGCCTGGTGCCCGGCTTCGAGGCCCCGGTCAACCTCGTCTACTCCCAGCGCAACCGCTCCGCGTGCACCCGCATCCCGGTCACCGGCAGCAACCCGAAAGCCAAGCGCGTCGAGTTCCGCGTCCCCGACCCGTCGGCCAACGTCTACCTCGCCTTCTCCGCCATGCTGATGGCCGGCCTGGACGGCATCAAGAACAAGATCGAGCCGCCGGCGCCGATCGACAAGGACCTCTACGACCTCCCGCCCGAGGAGTGGGGCGACGTCAAGCAGGTTCCGGGCTCGCTGCCGGAGGTGCTCGACCGGCTGGAGGGCGACCACGACTACCTGCTCGAGGGCGGCGTCTTCACCCCCGACCTCGTCACCGGCTGGATCGAGTGGAAGCGCGCCAACGAGGTCGACCCCGTACGCCTGCGCCCCACTCCCCACGAGTTCGCCCTCTACTACGACTGCTGA
- a CDS encoding carboxylate-amine ligase, translating into MAPPAPDSAAAPGLFTLGVEEEFLLLHPETGESLPVAAQVLAALPAPDREQSRKEFRHSMVEMVTSVCADLAELREQLLTLRLAAWRAARAAGAHLVSVGATPVMERHRSVPDEPRYHAISRRFGPVAHDPAVCGCHVHVGVPDRELAVQVCNHLRPWLPVVQAITANSPLHDGCDTGHASWRSMQFDRWPSAGPTPHFADADDYDDTVRQLVAAGIMLDPAMIYWYARPSAAYPTVEVRVGDACPTVDDTVLVAALVRGLVATSVDEIRAGIAAPRLRDCLVAAAHWRAAHEGLGGHLVDLRSGGQKPAWDLVDELFTTVTPALVRHDDLDYVRRQLDRLRVEGNGAARQRRILTESDGDIRAVLDHLAAQTTAR; encoded by the coding sequence ATGGCGCCACCAGCCCCGGATTCCGCCGCGGCCCCGGGCCTGTTCACCCTCGGGGTCGAGGAGGAGTTCCTGCTCCTGCATCCGGAGACCGGTGAGAGTCTTCCGGTCGCCGCGCAGGTGCTCGCCGCGCTGCCCGCGCCGGACCGTGAGCAGAGCCGCAAGGAGTTCCGGCACAGCATGGTGGAGATGGTGACGTCGGTCTGCGCCGACCTGGCCGAGCTGCGTGAGCAGCTTCTGACGCTGCGGCTCGCGGCGTGGCGGGCAGCCCGTGCGGCCGGCGCCCACCTGGTCTCGGTGGGCGCCACGCCGGTCATGGAACGGCACCGGTCCGTGCCGGACGAACCCCGCTACCACGCCATCTCCCGCCGGTTCGGGCCGGTCGCGCACGACCCGGCCGTGTGCGGCTGCCACGTCCACGTCGGGGTGCCGGACCGGGAACTCGCGGTGCAGGTCTGCAACCACCTGCGCCCCTGGCTGCCCGTGGTGCAGGCCATCACCGCCAACTCGCCCCTGCACGACGGCTGCGACACCGGCCACGCCAGTTGGCGCTCGATGCAGTTCGACCGCTGGCCCAGCGCCGGGCCCACCCCGCACTTCGCCGACGCCGACGACTACGACGACACCGTGCGCCAGCTCGTCGCCGCGGGGATCATGCTGGACCCGGCGATGATCTACTGGTACGCCCGCCCCTCGGCGGCCTATCCGACGGTGGAGGTGCGCGTCGGCGACGCCTGCCCGACCGTGGACGACACCGTCCTGGTCGCCGCACTGGTGCGCGGGCTGGTGGCGACCAGCGTCGACGAGATCCGCGCCGGAATCGCCGCCCCGCGGCTGCGCGACTGCCTGGTCGCCGCCGCGCACTGGCGGGCGGCCCACGAAGGGCTCGGCGGCCACCTCGTCGATCTGCGCTCCGGCGGGCAGAAACCGGCCTGGGACCTCGTCGACGAACTGTTCACCACGGTCACGCCCGCGCTGGTCCGACACGACGACCTGGACTACGTCCGCCGGCAGCTCGACCGACTGCGCGTCGAGGGCAACGGCGCCGCCCGTCAACGGCGCATCCTGACCGAGTCGGACGGCGACATCCGGGCCGTCCTCGACCACCTCGCCGCGCAGACCACCGCACGGTGA
- a CDS encoding L-dopachrome tautomerase-related protein has product MTVTDEPVGELEVVHTFTGPMPTGVSVSHTGRIFINFPKWGDEVPATVVELRDGAEVPFPDQAWNNPSGDDDTQALVSVQSIVVDPADRLWILDTGSPMFQPTKPGGPKLVRVDLDTDTVAQVITFPADVALPTSYLNDVRFDLRRGDAGIAYITDSSASGPNGIVVVDLASGTSWRRLHDHPSTKSEPLHTFRPVVEGRPFLERPPDGDPKPVSMGSDGIAINADGTRLFYCPLMSRRLYSVATDALVDRGVGDDEVASSVIDEGDKSSGSDGLESDDASRLYLTAYEQNAVLRRRADGDYETLVHDPRLLWPDTMSVATDGHLYVTANQLHRQPTYQGGQDLRRKPYALFRLRIDAGPVLLRR; this is encoded by the coding sequence ATGACCGTGACCGACGAGCCGGTCGGCGAGCTGGAGGTCGTGCACACCTTCACCGGGCCGATGCCCACCGGCGTCAGCGTCTCCCACACCGGCCGGATCTTCATCAACTTCCCGAAGTGGGGCGACGAGGTGCCCGCGACGGTGGTCGAGCTGCGGGACGGGGCCGAGGTGCCCTTCCCCGACCAGGCGTGGAACAACCCGTCCGGCGACGACGACACACAGGCGCTGGTGTCAGTGCAGAGCATCGTCGTCGACCCCGCCGACCGGCTGTGGATCCTCGACACCGGCAGCCCGATGTTCCAGCCCACGAAGCCCGGCGGTCCGAAGCTCGTCCGGGTCGACCTGGACACCGACACCGTCGCCCAGGTGATCACCTTCCCGGCCGACGTGGCGCTGCCCACGTCGTACCTCAACGACGTGCGCTTCGACCTGCGGCGCGGGGACGCCGGGATCGCCTACATCACCGACTCCTCCGCCTCCGGCCCCAACGGGATCGTCGTGGTCGACCTCGCCAGCGGCACGTCCTGGCGGCGGCTGCACGACCACCCGTCCACCAAATCGGAGCCGCTGCACACGTTCCGGCCGGTGGTCGAGGGCCGGCCGTTCCTGGAACGGCCGCCGGACGGAGATCCGAAGCCGGTCAGCATGGGCTCCGACGGCATCGCGATCAACGCGGACGGCACCCGCCTGTTCTACTGTCCGCTGATGTCCCGCCGGCTCTACAGCGTCGCCACCGACGCCCTGGTCGACCGCGGGGTCGGCGACGACGAGGTGGCGTCCAGCGTCATCGACGAGGGCGACAAGAGCTCCGGGTCCGACGGCCTGGAGAGCGACGACGCGAGCCGGCTCTACCTGACGGCGTACGAGCAGAACGCGGTGCTGCGCCGCCGAGCCGACGGCGATTACGAGACGCTGGTACACGATCCCCGGTTGCTCTGGCCGGACACGATGTCGGTGGCCACCGACGGCCACCTCTACGTCACCGCCAACCAACTGCACCGGCAGCCCACCTACCAGGGCGGCCAGGACCTGCGGCGCAAGCCGTACGCCCTGTTCCGGCTCCGCATCGACGCGGGCCCGGTGCTGCTCCGGCGCTGA
- a CDS encoding VOC family protein, protein MATFWTLGCDAHDPQRLAAFWALALGYVPEPGFDGPDSASIVDPDGRGPAIAFLAVPEGKTAKNRMHIDVRVAGPGPWDLAERARLIRQRVPELVAGGATVVGEQWYDDVLGHVVMRDPEGNEFCVA, encoded by the coding sequence ATGGCGACCTTCTGGACTCTGGGGTGTGACGCCCACGATCCCCAGCGACTCGCCGCCTTCTGGGCGCTGGCCCTCGGCTACGTGCCGGAGCCCGGCTTCGACGGGCCCGACAGCGCGTCGATCGTCGACCCGGACGGCAGGGGACCGGCGATCGCCTTCCTGGCGGTCCCGGAGGGCAAGACCGCCAAGAACCGGATGCACATCGACGTGCGCGTCGCCGGTCCGGGCCCCTGGGACCTGGCCGAGCGTGCCCGGCTGATCCGGCAGCGGGTGCCCGAGCTGGTCGCCGGCGGCGCGACGGTGGTGGGCGAGCAGTGGTACGACGACGTCCTGGGCCACGTCGTCATGCGGGACCCGGAGGGCAACGAGTTCTGCGTCGCCTGA
- a CDS encoding low temperature requirement protein A — MSDAPNGEDAARLRADRSAAYQRLLRRPDDPDRPAFLELFFDLVYVFALTQLTHLLIKKLNWQGAFEAAVLLLALWWIWVLTAWLTDQFDPQHPAVQWHVVVVMLGILLMAILVPEAFGEHGLYFAVLYVAINFGRGVFIRLAARGTDLTRRVLRTAFWFTLSTLLWIPGALVEGWARAVLWLLALSVDYVSAALRWPTPRLGRAPLWELDISEAHLAERYRQVFIIALGEIVLIMGLTFSDTGPSNFTPARTAVLVLSFASAALIWRLYIYRAGAQLASAIRVSPNPHRLSQSASYLHTVMVAGIILTAVGFTLIIENPTEQPPVAWIAGITGGPALFLAGRTGFEYLVYGQVTAPRLLGIAALGILSAFVVHLPPEVTSGAATLVLAAVAVAETARHRRHPRSPTPPATSGQRYTR; from the coding sequence GTGAGTGACGCCCCGAACGGCGAGGACGCGGCACGCCTTCGTGCGGACCGGTCGGCCGCCTACCAACGGCTCCTGCGCCGGCCCGACGACCCTGACCGGCCCGCGTTCCTCGAACTCTTCTTCGACCTGGTCTACGTCTTCGCCCTGACCCAGCTCACCCACCTGCTGATCAAGAAGCTGAATTGGCAGGGCGCGTTCGAAGCGGCCGTCCTGCTGCTGGCGCTCTGGTGGATCTGGGTCCTGACGGCCTGGCTCACCGACCAGTTCGATCCGCAACACCCCGCGGTGCAGTGGCACGTGGTCGTCGTCATGCTCGGGATCCTGCTGATGGCCATCCTCGTGCCGGAGGCGTTCGGCGAGCACGGCCTCTACTTCGCCGTTCTCTACGTCGCGATCAACTTCGGCCGAGGGGTCTTCATCCGGCTCGCCGCACGCGGGACCGACCTGACGCGACGCGTCCTCCGGACCGCGTTCTGGTTCACCCTCTCGACCCTGCTCTGGATCCCGGGTGCCCTGGTGGAGGGGTGGGCCCGGGCCGTCCTGTGGTTGCTCGCCCTGAGCGTGGACTACGTGTCCGCGGCACTGCGCTGGCCGACGCCACGGCTCGGCCGGGCACCCCTCTGGGAGTTGGACATCTCGGAGGCCCACCTGGCCGAACGGTACCGCCAGGTGTTCATCATCGCCCTCGGCGAGATCGTCCTGATCATGGGACTGACCTTCTCGGACACCGGTCCGAGCAACTTCACCCCCGCCCGCACGGCCGTGCTCGTCCTCTCGTTCGCCAGCGCGGCCCTGATCTGGCGGCTCTACATCTACCGGGCCGGAGCCCAGCTCGCGTCGGCCATCCGGGTCTCACCCAACCCGCACCGGCTGAGCCAGTCCGCCTCCTACCTGCACACGGTCATGGTGGCCGGGATCATCCTCACCGCCGTCGGCTTCACCCTCATCATCGAGAACCCCACCGAGCAGCCACCGGTGGCCTGGATCGCCGGCATCACCGGCGGACCGGCCCTCTTCCTCGCCGGTCGGACCGGATTCGAGTACCTCGTCTACGGGCAGGTCACCGCGCCCCGCCTGCTCGGCATCGCCGCTCTCGGCATCCTCTCCGCCTTCGTCGTCCACCTCCCACCCGAGGTCACCTCCGGTGCGGCCACCCTCGTGCTGGCCGCCGTCGCGGTGGCCGAGACCGCCCGGCACCGGCGCCACCCGAGGTCGCCGACACCGCCCGCGACGAGCGGCCAGCGGTACACCCGATAG
- a CDS encoding alpha-keto acid decarboxylase family protein, translated as MAGGDGTTAVGELLLSRLRDLGVRHIFGLPGDYNMDFLDQVEAFDGIEWVGSCNELNAGYSADGYARLNGVAAILTTFGPGELSAVSALAGAMAESVPIVSIVGGPTVEIMRQHTSMHHSLADGDFEHWVRVAREVTVAQTTLTTENAPDEIDRVLAECWSQQRPVYVRLPGDVVRARVARPARRFTRPDPVAAPAQLDAFATAAQRLLAGAARPAMLVGNLPIRYDLGPAVAALAAERNWPVAAHALGRGLLDESDPHYVGIYNGGDGEDPAREVVEGADVLVCVGTTFFDWDGLFTADLAPERIINLQRDSAVVAGTRFAPVAMSAALRCLQQIAPNRGAGWSRNPSLLAEPPQLDPSSDEPLRQVRLWPAVQAMLREGDILVPETGTPSFGAEAMRLPDRTAVLAAPIWGAIGYATPAAFGAQVAAPDRRVVLVTGDGSLQLTVQEISRMLALGQRPIIIVVNNGGYTVERSIDGPHQPYNDIDNWRYAGLPQAFARDTPFTAHVARTEGELARALAGLDGTPDHLTLIEVVTDPRDLPIGMPQWGRETSAADYHAKLPTTPKLPVGGLP; from the coding sequence ATGGCAGGCGGTGACGGCACGACGGCGGTCGGCGAGCTGCTGCTCAGTCGCCTCCGCGACCTGGGTGTACGCCACATCTTCGGCCTGCCCGGCGACTACAACATGGACTTCCTCGACCAGGTCGAGGCGTTCGACGGGATCGAGTGGGTCGGCAGCTGCAACGAACTCAACGCGGGCTACAGCGCCGACGGATACGCGCGCCTCAACGGGGTGGCCGCGATCCTTACCACCTTCGGGCCGGGCGAACTGTCAGCGGTCAGCGCGCTGGCCGGGGCCATGGCCGAGTCGGTGCCGATCGTCTCGATCGTCGGCGGGCCCACCGTGGAGATCATGCGGCAGCACACGTCCATGCACCACTCGCTCGCCGACGGCGACTTCGAGCACTGGGTGCGGGTGGCCCGCGAGGTGACCGTCGCCCAGACCACGTTGACCACCGAGAACGCGCCGGACGAGATCGACCGGGTGCTCGCCGAGTGCTGGTCGCAGCAGCGGCCGGTGTACGTACGCCTGCCGGGTGATGTGGTCCGTGCCCGGGTGGCGCGGCCGGCGCGGCGATTCACCCGCCCCGACCCGGTCGCCGCCCCCGCCCAGCTCGACGCCTTCGCGACCGCCGCACAACGCCTGCTCGCCGGGGCCGCACGGCCCGCGATGCTGGTCGGTAACCTGCCCATCCGCTACGACCTCGGCCCGGCGGTGGCCGCCCTGGCGGCCGAGCGGAACTGGCCGGTCGCGGCGCACGCCCTCGGGCGCGGGTTGCTCGACGAGTCCGACCCGCACTACGTGGGGATCTACAACGGTGGGGACGGCGAGGACCCGGCGCGCGAGGTCGTCGAGGGCGCTGACGTGCTGGTCTGCGTGGGCACCACGTTCTTCGACTGGGACGGCCTCTTCACCGCGGACCTCGCGCCCGAGCGGATCATCAACCTGCAGCGGGACTCCGCGGTGGTCGCCGGCACCCGGTTCGCCCCGGTGGCGATGTCGGCCGCCCTACGCTGCCTGCAGCAGATCGCCCCGAACCGTGGCGCCGGCTGGTCGCGCAACCCGTCCCTGCTGGCCGAGCCGCCGCAGCTCGACCCGTCGAGTGACGAACCCCTACGCCAGGTGCGGCTCTGGCCGGCGGTGCAGGCCATGTTGCGCGAGGGTGACATCCTCGTCCCGGAGACCGGCACCCCGTCCTTCGGCGCCGAGGCCATGCGCCTGCCGGACCGCACCGCCGTCCTCGCCGCGCCGATCTGGGGCGCGATCGGCTACGCCACCCCGGCCGCGTTCGGGGCCCAGGTGGCGGCACCGGACCGACGGGTGGTCCTGGTCACCGGCGACGGGTCGCTGCAACTGACCGTGCAGGAGATCAGCCGGATGCTCGCGTTGGGCCAGCGTCCGATCATCATCGTGGTCAACAACGGGGGCTACACCGTCGAGCGGTCCATCGACGGGCCGCACCAGCCCTACAACGACATCGACAACTGGCGCTACGCCGGGCTGCCGCAGGCGTTCGCCCGCGACACGCCCTTCACCGCGCACGTGGCCCGCACCGAGGGCGAGTTGGCCCGCGCGCTCGCCGGCCTCGATGGCACCCCCGACCACCTGACCCTCATCGAGGTGGTCACCGACCCACGCGACCTCCCCATCGGGATGCCGCAGTGGGGGCGGGAGACGTCCGCCGCCGACTACCACGCGAAGCTCCCCACCACACCCAAGCTCCCCGTCGGCGGGCTCCCGTGA
- a CDS encoding fructosamine kinase family protein, translating into MLPPGRFLLESVRRAGVRDAVAVEPVAGGLAALAGIAARPDAPPVFVKALVDVPADDVFVAEAEGLAALRKLGGVTTPEVLLASRDVLVLSVLRPRPPSEAFWERFAHVLAHLHLSTTHPRFGWHRDNWLGRRRQINSWEDDGFAFFAQHRLLRWLGQPRVEAALDRGDRTALERLCHRLPELLPDRPACLTHGDLWAQNVLATSDGQPALIDPAVSYTWAEVDLAHVWSTSPPPEARRFFDVYAELTGLDGDWRARMPIIQLRQHLAVLAQFDDDWGAADQIRATLAPFRTST; encoded by the coding sequence GTGCTGCCCCCAGGAAGGTTTCTGCTGGAGTCTGTACGCCGAGCCGGAGTGCGCGACGCCGTCGCCGTGGAGCCGGTGGCGGGTGGGCTCGCGGCGCTCGCCGGCATAGCCGCCCGTCCGGACGCCCCGCCGGTGTTCGTCAAGGCCCTCGTCGACGTGCCGGCCGACGACGTCTTCGTCGCCGAGGCCGAGGGGTTGGCCGCCCTACGGAAGCTCGGCGGCGTGACCACACCCGAGGTGCTCCTGGCGAGCCGGGACGTGCTGGTGCTGTCGGTGCTGCGGCCGAGGCCACCCAGCGAGGCCTTCTGGGAGCGGTTCGCGCACGTGCTCGCTCACCTGCACCTGAGCACGACGCATCCGCGCTTCGGGTGGCACCGCGACAACTGGTTGGGGCGCCGCCGGCAGATCAACAGCTGGGAGGACGACGGCTTCGCGTTCTTCGCCCAGCACCGGCTGCTCCGGTGGCTCGGGCAACCCCGCGTCGAGGCGGCACTCGACCGCGGTGACCGGACGGCGCTGGAGCGGCTGTGTCACCGGCTGCCCGAGCTGCTGCCGGACCGACCGGCCTGCCTGACGCACGGCGACCTGTGGGCGCAGAACGTCCTGGCCACGTCGGACGGGCAGCCCGCGCTGATCGACCCGGCGGTGTCCTACACGTGGGCCGAGGTCGACCTCGCCCACGTGTGGTCCACCTCGCCCCCGCCCGAGGCGCGACGGTTCTTCGACGTGTACGCGGAGTTGACCGGCCTCGACGGCGACTGGCGTGCCCGCATGCCGATCATCCAACTGCGACAACACCTCGCCGTGCTGGCCCAGTTCGACGACGACTGGGGCGCGGCCGACCAGATCCGTGCCACCCTCGCCCCGTTCCGGACGAGCACCTGA